A region of Dioscorea cayenensis subsp. rotundata cultivar TDr96_F1 chromosome 5, TDr96_F1_v2_PseudoChromosome.rev07_lg8_w22 25.fasta, whole genome shotgun sequence DNA encodes the following proteins:
- the LOC120261644 gene encoding mitogen-activated protein kinase kinase 2-like isoform X2, translated as MPPVIKPSDNQLNLADIDAVKVIGKGSGGIVQLVRHKWTGQFFALKVIQVNVLESVRRQIARELKINQCSQCPFLVVCYQCFYDNGAISIVLEYMDGGSLADLLKKVRTIPEPHLAAICKQVLQGLIYLHHEKHIIHRDLKPSNILINHRGEVKISDFGVSVILTKSSGQRDTFIGTYNYMSPERISGGNHGYISDIWSLGLVMLECATGQFPYPPADNFFELLQAVVEQPSPCPPPDRFSQEFCSFVSACLQKNPNDRQSAGALLKHPFLSMYDSQNVDLGAYLTNAGSPLATF; from the exons ATG CCACCTGTAATAAAGCCCTCAGATAATCAGTTGAACTTGGCTGATATTGATGCAGTGAAAGTCATCGGCAAGGGTAGTGGTGGGATTGTCCAACTGGTTCGCCATAAATGGACTGGCCAATTTTTTGCTCTCAAg GTTATACAAGTGAATGTCCTTGAAAGTGTGCGAAGACAGATTGCTCGGGAATTGAAGATAAACCAGTGTTCCCAGTGCCCATTTCTTGTCGTGTGTTACCAATGCTTTTATGACAATGGTGCTATATCTATTGTCTTAGAATACATGGATGGTGGCTCCCTTGCGGATTTACTGAAGAAAGTCAGAACAATTCCAGAGCCACATCTAGCTGCAATCTGTAAACAG GTGCTTCAGGGTTTAATTTACCttcatcatgaaaaacacattATTCACCGGGATTTAAAACCATCAAATATACTTATTAATCATAGAGGGGAAGTCAAGATATCAGATTTCGGTGTTAGTGTTATACTTACAAAATCTTCTGGTCAGAGAGATACTTTTATTGGCACATACAACTATATGTCT CCAGAACGAATAAGTGGTGGCAATCATGGCTATATCAGTGATATTTGGAGCTTGGGCTTAGTAATGCTGGAGTGCGCAACTGGCCAATTTCCTTACCCCCCTGCTGATAACTTCTTTGAACTTCTACAAGCTGTTGTTGAGCAACCTTCTCCTTGTCCACCTCCTGACCGGTTCTCTCAGGAATTCTGCTCATTTGTATCTGCATG TTtgcaaaaaaatccaaatgatAGGCAATCTGCAGGTGCACTCTTG AAACATCCCTTCTTAAGTATGTATGATAGTCAAAACGTCGATCTTGGCGCCTACTTAACAAATGCGGGTTCTCCACTAGCCACCTTCTAA
- the LOC120261644 gene encoding mitogen-activated protein kinase kinase 2-like isoform X1, which translates to MKPDSRLQLALPSHEDSLGKFLTQSGTFRAGDLLVNKDGVRIVQQSEEGAPPVIKPSDNQLNLADIDAVKVIGKGSGGIVQLVRHKWTGQFFALKVIQVNVLESVRRQIARELKINQCSQCPFLVVCYQCFYDNGAISIVLEYMDGGSLADLLKKVRTIPEPHLAAICKQVLQGLIYLHHEKHIIHRDLKPSNILINHRGEVKISDFGVSVILTKSSGQRDTFIGTYNYMSPERISGGNHGYISDIWSLGLVMLECATGQFPYPPADNFFELLQAVVEQPSPCPPPDRFSQEFCSFVSACLQKNPNDRQSAGALLKHPFLSMYDSQNVDLGAYLTNAGSPLATF; encoded by the exons ATGAAGCCTGATTCTAGGCTCCAGCTCGCACTCCCTTCCCATGAAGACTCTCTTGGCAAATTCTT GACTCAGAGTGGGACTTTTCGAGCTGGTGATCTTCTTGTCAACAAGGATGGGGTTCGGATTGTTCAGCAAAGCGAAGAAGGAGCG CCACCTGTAATAAAGCCCTCAGATAATCAGTTGAACTTGGCTGATATTGATGCAGTGAAAGTCATCGGCAAGGGTAGTGGTGGGATTGTCCAACTGGTTCGCCATAAATGGACTGGCCAATTTTTTGCTCTCAAg GTTATACAAGTGAATGTCCTTGAAAGTGTGCGAAGACAGATTGCTCGGGAATTGAAGATAAACCAGTGTTCCCAGTGCCCATTTCTTGTCGTGTGTTACCAATGCTTTTATGACAATGGTGCTATATCTATTGTCTTAGAATACATGGATGGTGGCTCCCTTGCGGATTTACTGAAGAAAGTCAGAACAATTCCAGAGCCACATCTAGCTGCAATCTGTAAACAG GTGCTTCAGGGTTTAATTTACCttcatcatgaaaaacacattATTCACCGGGATTTAAAACCATCAAATATACTTATTAATCATAGAGGGGAAGTCAAGATATCAGATTTCGGTGTTAGTGTTATACTTACAAAATCTTCTGGTCAGAGAGATACTTTTATTGGCACATACAACTATATGTCT CCAGAACGAATAAGTGGTGGCAATCATGGCTATATCAGTGATATTTGGAGCTTGGGCTTAGTAATGCTGGAGTGCGCAACTGGCCAATTTCCTTACCCCCCTGCTGATAACTTCTTTGAACTTCTACAAGCTGTTGTTGAGCAACCTTCTCCTTGTCCACCTCCTGACCGGTTCTCTCAGGAATTCTGCTCATTTGTATCTGCATG TTtgcaaaaaaatccaaatgatAGGCAATCTGCAGGTGCACTCTTG AAACATCCCTTCTTAAGTATGTATGATAGTCAAAACGTCGATCTTGGCGCCTACTTAACAAATGCGGGTTCTCCACTAGCCACCTTCTAA